From Micromonospora nigra, one genomic window encodes:
- a CDS encoding DUF721 domain-containing protein yields the protein MSTDPGSPPRRRPPEPGRTAPAGADSARTASGGESGTDRAAARTAPGADAGPVADGAPGASGPELARAVLDAAKARRGAAARTRRTGGAGGTGGERRLRGYSGPGPDPRDPQPLGAVLDRLVKARGWQQPAAEATVFGAWERVVGPDVAQHSRPVKLEDGELTVEARSTAWATQLRLLAASLLRQIASEVGHNVVRKLHIHGPAAPSWSRGPRRVRGRGPRDTYG from the coding sequence GTGTCGACTGACCCCGGATCTCCGCCCCGCCGACGTCCGCCCGAACCGGGCCGCACCGCACCGGCCGGGGCGGACAGTGCGCGTACCGCCTCGGGCGGCGAGTCGGGGACGGACCGGGCGGCGGCACGGACCGCGCCCGGCGCGGACGCCGGCCCGGTCGCAGACGGTGCGCCCGGCGCGTCGGGGCCCGAGCTGGCCCGGGCGGTGCTGGACGCGGCGAAGGCCCGCCGAGGTGCGGCGGCGCGGACCCGGCGCACGGGCGGGGCCGGCGGCACCGGCGGCGAGCGGCGGCTGCGGGGGTACTCCGGGCCGGGGCCCGATCCCCGTGATCCGCAGCCGCTCGGGGCGGTGCTCGACCGGCTGGTGAAGGCCCGAGGCTGGCAGCAGCCCGCGGCCGAGGCGACCGTGTTCGGCGCGTGGGAGCGGGTGGTCGGTCCCGACGTCGCCCAACACAGCCGGCCCGTCAAGCTGGAGGACGGCGAGCTGACGGTCGAGGCCCGGTCGACGGCCTGGGCCACCCAGCTGCGGCTGCTGGCCGCCTCGCTGCTCAGGCAGATCGCCAGCGAGGTGGGTCACAACGTGGTTCGCAAGCTGCACATTCACGGCCCGGCCGCACCCTCCTGGTCGCGCGGTCCGCGTCGGGTGCGGGGCCGGGGCCCGCGCGACACCTACGGCTGA